GCTATTCAATGACGAGCGTGCTGCCCGGGCATTTATGGACTATGCCTTCTATAGGATTTACCAGCGTCTCGATGGGCGTCCCACGCTGATCTACATCGAAGAGGCGTGGTTCATGCTGGCCGATGAGCGGTTTGCGGCGAAGGTGAATGACTGGCTTCGGACCCTCGCCAAGAAAAATGCAACGCTCATTATGGCAACACAATCCCTCGAGGAGCTTGCGCAGAGCTCGGCATTCGTCTCGATGGTCGACAACATCCCCAATCGGATCTTTCTCTCGAACGCCAACGCCCGCGCCTCCAAGGAGCTCTACACCAAGCGTTTCGGGCTCACCGATGCCCAGGTCGAGCGTATCCGTACCATGACACCCAAGATGCAGTATTACATCTGCACGCCGAAGGCTTCCCGGATGGTGGAAGCACAATTCCCGCCGCATGTGCTGGCGTACCTTCGATCCGACGCGAAGGCGCAAAAAGTGTTCAACATGGCCCGTGAGAGCCATCCGGAAAAATGGAAGGAGGTCTACCATGACCGCATGCAGGAAGAGATCTGATGGCGTGACGGCACTGCTGGCGGCGCCGGTAGCGGTTGCGTTGATGGCCTGGTCAGAAGTAGCCACGGGGGCGGCGTCAGGGAGTACGGTGTACGACCCGGTGCATCACTCGGAAACGATCGCTTCTGTGCTTCAGGATGCGCAGCATTACCAGCAGGAGTTGGAGCGATTCTATCGCCAGTTTGAGAATCTGGCGAACCCGGAGGCGATGGTGGGCGACACGGGCGTTCAGCTTGGGCAACTTGAGAGTTACGTCCAGGAGGTGGAACGGTTCGCGGGGTCGCTCGGGAATGCGCGGGAGTTTATGGATGATGTACATCGCGATTTCTCGGTGAGCCCATACGAGGATTGGGAAACCTACAATGAAGCCCGTACCGACCAGGCGGACCGCAATGTAGGGCGTGCTCGGCAGCAGTACGGACGCGCAGCGGAGATCACTCAGGACCTCGAAAGCCAGTATCAGCAGATCCAGCAGCACGAAGCGAACGTCCCCGCGATTCAGGGTGAGGTGCAGGGGTTTCAGTCCCTGTCGTCCCAGATGGCTCTGATGACGCGACAGAACGCCCAGCTGATCGAAATATCGAATCAGGCGATGGAGGCTGAAGGCGAACAGAGGACGATAGAGGAAGCCGAGCTGGAAGCGGAACGCACCGAAGCGCGCGCCCAAAGCGAAGCGGCGCGTCAGCACAATCAAGAAACGCGGGATCGCGCGCAGTCGCACTTTGAAGCGATGGGTATTCGCTGAGCGGGATGCCGCGGTAGCGGGGCCACGGAGGGCCAGTTAAAGCCATGGGTGACAGGCTGAGTATCGGAGACGCCATCGAATTGATCATGGAGTACGCATTGGCTCCATTGGTCATGGCGAATGAATTGGCCGTAACCCTGGCCGACCGGATGACCATGGTGTCCTTGACGCTCATGGACATCTTTCTGGTCATCATGGTGGTTTACGCCGGGTTGAAGATGGCGGTATCGAACACCATGGATTCGAGCGATTTCATCTTCGGCATGATCAAAATGGTCGTCTTCTGGGCGATCATCTACTGGATGGTGAACAACTATTCGGACCTCATCGATCGATTTTTCGATGGGTTCGATCGCCTCAATCAAACGATCGCGGAAGAAACGCTGGCGGCTGGTCAAAGCGCGGGTCTTGGTGAAGCGGCTGAAGGTGTAGATGCGGGTAGCGTGCTCAGTGACGACGCGATCGCGGGGCAGGCAACGCTTGAGGCGCTTGGGGTGTATATAGACGAGTTTTCGGCCGGTCTCGCCGAGGCCCGTTCCGAAGCATGGGCGCGTGTGGCTGACGCGAGCTGGCGGGCGAAAGTTCCTCAATCGTTCCGCGCCTTTGTGTTTTGGCTTTATGCCGGTCTCTTGCAGCTCGTCGCGATCGCCTTCGTGATGCTATTCCTGGTTCTGTACACCATCGTTCTGGTAACGGTGATGTTTATGAAGGCAGTTGTGGTGGCCGTGGGACCGCTGATGTTGATGTTCTTCCTGGTGCCTTATCTGTCATTCCTCTCCGATGGCTGGGTGAGATCCGCCATAACCGTTGGATTGACCATGATGATGATCACCATTGTCATGTCCATCTTCGGAGGCGTGATGTGGATGGTCATGGGGGGTGTGCCGCTCGGACGAGAGGGGTTCGAGGGGATGACGATCTCGCAACTGTATGGCTATTACGACTTCCAGATCATTCTCCCGTTGATCTTCGTGACATTGATCGGGGGGTACATGATGTTGCAAGCGCCCCAGTTGGCCGAAATGATGATGAATGGTCGCCAGATGGGGATGGCGATGGGCCGAGGCGCCAGTCAGGGTGCCCAGAAAGGTGGGGCGGCGGCCAACGCTGGGGCTCGGAGTGCCCTGAACAAAATGCGCGGCCGTAAATAGCAAATCGCCGCGAGTAGGCGATCTACAGAAAAAGGTGAGCAAGGAATGCTGAAGAAACTGCTTGGAGCAATTCGCCAGGAGGCGTCGGCGGGGAACGCTGAGGCGTCGGTGGAGGCTAAAAAGAAGAGTCAGCCGAGTAATAAAAAGAGAAAGACTGGGACGCCGCCTGAGAATGCGCCACCGTCAGCCTTGGATGCGCGCACTCTGAAGCAGCGGTTTCTCCATGAGGGAGCGCTGGAGGTTGAGCGAAACCGGTACTTTGTCGCGCTCATGGCGATGGCAGGTGTAGTGGCAATGCTTGGTGCGGCCATTATGGCGCTGACGCCGCTCAAAGAAGTGACACCCTATGTGATCGAGACCGATAACGTCGGGCGAACGGCCGTGTCGGATGCGCAAGTGCGCGAATTCGAGCCCACAGAGATTCAGCTTCGGTACTTCCTGGCCGAATGGACGGATCACATGATGACGGTGCGTCCTGGGGTGACCACTCAAAACCTCCCGCAGGCCTTCAACAAGACCGAGGGGACGGCTTCGCGCCAGTTCCGAGAGCACATCGATGAATATGATCCAATCGGGCGGGCGACGAGCAACCCCGAGCGCACGGTCGATACGCGAATTCGGTCGATCAACTTTCTCCCGAACCAGGCCGTTATGATACAGTTTCACACGCTTGAGCGAGGTCCAGATCAGGCGGATCAGCGAACGGATTACTCGCTGGCGATCAACTACGAGACGTATCGGCCGCAGACCGAAGAGCAGATCCTGGAGAACCCGGTCGGTCTCGTGATCACCAACTTCAACCTCACAAGGGATATGGGGGGTCAGTAATGAAAGGATTCATGCACTCGCGGGTGCTAAATCGAGCGCTCGCGCTATCTGTGCTTGCGCTGGTGCCAGCTCTGGCTCTGAGCGTTCAATCGGCCACCGCGTCGGATATGTCGGCGTCCGCGGAGCCGTACACATTCCCGCAAGAAACCCGTCTGGTGAAATTTCGCTACGACGAGAACCGCACGTACGAAATCCTCGCTCGCCCGGATGCGCCAACCAACATCGCTCTGGGGGAAAACGAAGAGCTTGTTGCGTTGGCGATCGGCGATACGGTTCAGTGGATCAC
This genomic window from Thioalkalivibrio sp. K90mix contains:
- a CDS encoding type IV secretion system protein, producing the protein MGDRLSIGDAIELIMEYALAPLVMANELAVTLADRMTMVSLTLMDIFLVIMVVYAGLKMAVSNTMDSSDFIFGMIKMVVFWAIIYWMVNNYSDLIDRFFDGFDRLNQTIAEETLAAGQSAGLGEAAEGVDAGSVLSDDAIAGQATLEALGVYIDEFSAGLAEARSEAWARVADASWRAKVPQSFRAFVFWLYAGLLQLVAIAFVMLFLVLYTIVLVTVMFMKAVVVAVGPLMLMFFLVPYLSFLSDGWVRSAITVGLTMMMITIVMSIFGGVMWMVMGGVPLGREGFEGMTISQLYGYYDFQIILPLIFVTLIGGYMMLQAPQLAEMMMNGRQMGMAMGRGASQGAQKGGAAANAGARSALNKMRGRK
- a CDS encoding type IV secretion system protein: MLKKLLGAIRQEASAGNAEASVEAKKKSQPSNKKRKTGTPPENAPPSALDARTLKQRFLHEGALEVERNRYFVALMAMAGVVAMLGAAIMALTPLKEVTPYVIETDNVGRTAVSDAQVREFEPTEIQLRYFLAEWTDHMMTVRPGVTTQNLPQAFNKTEGTASRQFREHIDEYDPIGRATSNPERTVDTRIRSINFLPNQAVMIQFHTLERGPDQADQRTDYSLAINYETYRPQTEEQILENPVGLVITNFNLTRDMGGQ